The following proteins are encoded in a genomic region of Actinomadura sp. NAK00032:
- a CDS encoding ABC transporter permease, producing MSALRVMWQAVLLQVALSRRNPEHTLILLIAPMQTTTMLALTVTSHRPDAVANAVLAPGLIGLWVAALDYAGRIVPEDRWAGRFTPMVAAPVSLGPVVAGRVAMVVLVGAAAFAESWLVAALGFGRVVAIADPALFALAVAVTCLATVGTATLLSAVLVVSRARDVLQNSLGYPFYILGGILVPVAALPGWLHPFSRVVFLSWSAELLRDAVRGDAGAWAGPVAAVLALGAAAMAAGLWLTGRYVDRSRREGMVEFA from the coding sequence ATGAGCGCGCTCCGCGTGATGTGGCAGGCGGTGCTGCTCCAGGTCGCGCTGTCGCGGCGCAACCCGGAGCACACGCTGATCCTGCTCATCGCGCCCATGCAGACCACGACGATGCTGGCGCTGACCGTGACGTCGCACCGCCCGGACGCCGTCGCGAACGCCGTCCTGGCACCGGGACTGATCGGGCTCTGGGTCGCCGCGCTCGACTACGCGGGACGCATCGTCCCCGAGGACCGCTGGGCCGGGCGCTTCACCCCGATGGTCGCCGCCCCGGTCTCGCTCGGCCCGGTCGTCGCCGGGCGCGTCGCCATGGTCGTGCTGGTGGGCGCCGCGGCGTTCGCGGAGTCGTGGCTGGTGGCGGCGCTCGGCTTCGGCCGGGTCGTGGCGATCGCCGACCCCGCCCTGTTCGCGCTCGCCGTGGCCGTCACCTGCCTGGCGACGGTCGGGACCGCCACGCTGCTGTCGGCGGTGCTCGTGGTGTCGCGGGCGCGGGACGTCCTGCAGAACTCGCTCGGCTACCCGTTCTACATCCTCGGCGGGATCCTCGTCCCGGTCGCGGCGCTGCCCGGCTGGCTGCACCCGTTCAGCCGCGTCGTGTTCCTGTCGTGGAGCGCGGAACTGCTGCGGGACGCCGTCCGCGGCGACGCGGGCGCCTGGGCGGGGCCGGTCGCGGCGGTCCTCGCGCTGGGCGCGGCGGCGATGGCGGCGGGGCTGTGGCTGACGGGCCGCTACGTGGACCGGTCGCGCCGGGAGGGCATGGTGGAGTTCGCATGA
- a CDS encoding ABC transporter ATP-binding protein, with protein sequence MEAAVRTSGLRRVYKRGRQDPVVALDDLTLAIEQNEIHGLLGPNGAGKTTLVKILSTVLLPSGGSARVLGRDVVADTRAVRSLVGLVLGGDRGLYDRLSARRNLLFWGALYRLDARTTRARADALLERVGLAERADDRVERFSRGMRQRLHLARGLLHEPRVLFLDEPTSGLDPVAAGAFRRLVLDLRAEGRTFLLATHDMDEAAALCDRVTLIDRGRVLLSGDTARAGRYLGERECVDFTHSGPSVTEDLARLPDVLDVERRDGAVWRVHTADRDGTRRVLAWLLDRDVLTARRGEPTLEEVYLRAVGDRGMRV encoded by the coding sequence ATGGAAGCCGCCGTGCGCACATCCGGGCTGCGCCGCGTCTACAAGCGCGGCCGGCAGGACCCCGTCGTCGCCCTCGACGACCTGACCCTGGCCATCGAGCAGAACGAGATCCACGGGCTGCTCGGGCCGAACGGGGCGGGCAAGACCACCCTCGTCAAGATCCTCTCCACCGTGCTGCTGCCCTCGGGCGGATCGGCGCGGGTCCTCGGCCGCGACGTCGTCGCCGACACGCGCGCCGTCCGGTCGCTGGTCGGGCTCGTCCTCGGCGGCGACCGGGGCCTCTACGACCGGCTGTCCGCCCGGCGGAACCTGCTGTTCTGGGGCGCCCTCTACAGGCTCGACGCCCGCACCACGCGCGCCCGCGCCGACGCCCTGCTGGAGCGGGTCGGCCTCGCCGAGCGCGCGGACGACCGCGTCGAGCGGTTCTCGCGCGGGATGCGGCAGCGGCTGCACCTGGCGCGGGGCCTGCTCCACGAGCCGCGCGTGCTGTTCCTGGACGAGCCGACGTCCGGGCTCGACCCCGTCGCCGCCGGGGCGTTCCGCCGGCTCGTCCTCGACCTGCGCGCCGAGGGCCGCACGTTCCTGCTGGCCACGCACGACATGGACGAGGCCGCGGCGCTGTGCGACCGGGTCACGCTCATCGACCGCGGCCGCGTCCTGCTGAGCGGGGACACCGCGCGGGCGGGGCGGTACCTCGGCGAGCGCGAGTGCGTCGACTTCACCCACTCCGGGCCGTCCGTCACCGAGGACCTGGCGCGGCTGCCGGACGTCCTCGACGTCGAGCGGCGGGACGGGGCCGTCTGGCGCGTCCACACCGCCGACCGGGACGGCACCCGCCGCGTCCTCGCCTGGCTGCTGGACCGCGACGTGCTCACCGCCCGGCGCGGCGAGCCCACCCTCGAAGAGGTCTACCTGCGCGCGGTCGGCGACCGGGGGATGCGGGTATGA